The following are encoded together in the Rhodocyclaceae bacterium genome:
- a CDS encoding zinc ribbon domain-containing protein, translating into MEIVVLWIAGAVMAGVIADRKGRSGGLVALLALVASPIVGIGVALVLKPNQQRLDEAALRGGHMCRCPQCAELVRAEAVRCRYCQADLSAPAVGEDQSDRAAYELGETLARRIKGKV; encoded by the coding sequence TTGGAGATCGTTGTGCTCTGGATTGCCGGCGCTGTCATGGCCGGAGTGATAGCGGACAGGAAGGGCCGTAGCGGCGGGCTCGTCGCACTGCTCGCGCTCGTGGCTTCCCCAATCGTCGGCATCGGCGTGGCGCTCGTGCTCAAGCCCAACCAGCAGCGGCTGGACGAGGCCGCACTTCGAGGGGGCCACATGTGTCGCTGCCCTCAGTGCGCCGAGCTCGTGCGCGCCGAGGCCGTGCGCTGCCGCTACTGCCAGGCAGACCTGTCGGCACCGGCCGTCGGGGAAGACCAGTCTGATCGCGCGGCGTACGAACTCGGGGAAACGCTTGCCCGTCGGATTAAAGGTAAGGTCTAG
- a CDS encoding DUF2326 domain-containing protein, with protein MIHGIRSDLPSFKTLTFKRGLNIILADKSKGATDRQSRNGAGKTSFVELVNFVFGGNADKDSIFRSPELTPWSFETRVDIGGTTVDVSRSGSKPSRVHLRGDTSAWPIQPRLDARSGDLIFTNDEWRAVLGSVFFGLDYAEGEDRARFRPTFRSLFSYFARRQNSGGLVSPTQQSSMQQAWDQQVAVSYLLGLDARIPQEFQEIRTQEKAMAELRKAAKDGGLGRYFGTAADLRTRLTIAEARARRLGEQLASFNVVPQYADIEREASVLTRDISGLNDENTTDRELILQLQDAINSEQPPAADNLDRLYREAGVILPRLVARRFDEVAAFHQAVVQNRRTHLANEIEVAEFRISERDSRREQLDARRRQLMGILRSGGALEHYARLQEEAVRGEAEAEGLRQRLATAERIESTKVELEIERARLLKALQSDLHERAEFISEAILTFEELSNALYEKAGSLTISATPNGPIVDVRIDAQRSKGITNMQMFCFDLMLVDLATRRGIGPGFLIHDSHLFDGVDERQVAKALQLGADHAASVGYQYIVTMNSDALPRDGFRPGFDVAAFVCATKLTDATETGGLFGLRFN; from the coding sequence ATGATCCACGGCATCAGGAGCGACCTGCCCAGCTTCAAAACCCTGACCTTCAAGCGCGGGCTGAACATTATCCTCGCTGACAAGAGTAAGGGCGCCACTGACCGCCAATCGCGCAACGGCGCTGGCAAGACAAGCTTTGTGGAGCTTGTTAACTTCGTTTTCGGTGGAAACGCCGACAAGGACAGCATTTTCCGCTCGCCCGAGTTAACCCCTTGGTCGTTCGAGACCCGCGTGGATATTGGTGGGACAACTGTCGACGTTTCCCGATCGGGTTCGAAGCCGTCGCGCGTCCACCTTCGGGGCGACACGTCGGCGTGGCCGATACAACCCAGGCTTGACGCAAGATCAGGCGACTTGATCTTTACCAACGACGAATGGCGTGCGGTCCTCGGGAGCGTTTTCTTCGGTCTTGACTACGCTGAGGGCGAAGATCGGGCGCGGTTCCGGCCTACGTTCCGGTCGCTGTTCTCTTATTTCGCGCGGCGCCAGAATAGCGGTGGACTGGTCAGTCCGACTCAACAGTCGAGCATGCAGCAGGCTTGGGACCAGCAGGTCGCGGTATCCTACTTGCTGGGCCTCGACGCCCGTATCCCACAAGAATTCCAAGAGATCCGTACGCAGGAAAAGGCCATGGCGGAATTGCGCAAGGCCGCGAAGGATGGTGGCCTCGGGCGCTATTTCGGCACAGCCGCTGATCTGCGCACCCGGCTGACCATCGCCGAGGCCCGCGCGCGGCGCCTGGGAGAACAGCTCGCTTCATTCAACGTTGTGCCGCAGTACGCCGACATCGAGCGAGAAGCCTCTGTGCTGACGCGGGACATCTCGGGCCTCAATGACGAAAACACGACTGACCGCGAACTGATCCTCCAGTTGCAGGATGCGATCAACAGCGAGCAGCCGCCAGCGGCAGATAACCTTGACCGGCTCTACCGCGAGGCCGGCGTGATCTTGCCTAGACTCGTGGCCCGTCGCTTTGACGAGGTCGCTGCCTTTCATCAGGCTGTGGTCCAGAATCGTCGTACGCATCTCGCGAATGAGATTGAGGTGGCCGAGTTCCGCATATCCGAGCGGGACAGCAGACGCGAGCAACTCGACGCACGTCGCCGTCAGCTTATGGGCATCCTACGATCGGGGGGCGCGCTGGAGCACTACGCCCGACTTCAGGAAGAAGCAGTCCGTGGCGAAGCGGAGGCTGAAGGTCTGCGCCAACGGCTCGCCACTGCCGAGCGCATCGAGAGCACAAAGGTCGAACTGGAGATCGAGCGAGCCCGCTTGCTCAAGGCGCTTCAGTCGGATCTTCACGAGCGGGCCGAGTTCATCTCCGAGGCCATCCTCACTTTCGAAGAACTCTCAAACGCGCTGTACGAGAAGGCTGGCAGCCTGACGATCAGTGCGACGCCGAACGGCCCGATCGTTGATGTCCGCATCGACGCCCAGCGGAGCAAAGGCATCACCAACATGCAGATGTTTTGCTTCGACCTGATGCTCGTCGACCTCGCAACTAGGCGCGGAATAGGTCCCGGTTTCCTCATCCACGACAGCCATCTGTTCGATGGCGTCGACGAGCGCCAAGTGGCAAAAGCGCTTCAACTCGGCGCCGACCATGCAGCGTCGGTTGGCTATCAGTACATCGTCACGATGAATTCGGATGCGCTGCCTCGGGACGGCTTCCGTCCGGGCTTTGACGTTGCTGCTTTCGTGTGCGCGACTAAGCTAACTGATGCGACGGAGACGGGCGGCTTGTTCGGGCTCAGGTTTAACTGA